In the Brassica napus cultivar Da-Ae chromosome A7, Da-Ae, whole genome shotgun sequence genome, one interval contains:
- the LOC106345859 gene encoding uncharacterized protein LOC106345859: MLEMAAKLHIPSSFSHKANDSTTSSSSSYSSLLALPQFLCTPCSSGFTQFKLHAKLGGGDGEVKPKEKKKFITKEEEPEQYWQSAGEREGENPMKTPLPYIIIFGMSTPFVILAIAFANGWIKVPIR, encoded by the exons ATGTTAGAAATGGCAGCCAAACTCcacatcccttcttcctttAGCCACAAGGCCAATGATTCGACaacttcatcatcttcctcatatTCATCGTTGCTTGCTCTGCCTCAATTCCTCTGTACACCGTGTTCATCAGGCTTTACACAGTTCAAGCTTCACGCCAAATTAG GTGGAGGAGATGGAGAAGTGAAAcctaaagaaaagaagaagttcataaccaaagaagaagaaccagaaCA GTATTGGCAAAGCGCTGGCGAAAGAGAAGGGGAGAATCCGATGAAGACTCCTCTCCcttacataattatttttggtATGTCAACTCCATTCGTCATCTTAGCCATTGCTTTTGCCAATGGTTGGATCAAAGTTCCTATTCGCTGA